Below is a genomic region from Dyella terrae.
CGCGAAGTGCTGGACGTGCTGCGCAGCCGTCATGTGGTGCTGGTGGATACCGCCGGCGTTGCCGGCAGCGATCCACGCCTGACCCAGCAGATGAACCTGCTGCGCCAGGCGGGCGACCTGCGCATCTGCCTGGTGATGGCTGCCAATGCGCAGGCGCAGTCGCTGGACGACACCATCCGGGCCTATCTGCCGCAGCATCCGCAGGCCTGCATCCTCACCAAGCTGGACGAGACGCCGAGTCTCGGCGGTGCGCTTTCGGTCCTCATTCGCCACCGCATGCCGCTGGACTACACCACCGATGGCCAGCGCGTGCCCGAGGACATTACGGCCGCCGATGCGCGCGTGCTCGTGTGTCGTGCCGCGCAAGCCCTCAAGGGCAACGCCCCTCCGGTCGATGACGGTCAGATGGCCGAACGCTTCGGCATGGCGCTGGCGGGGGTTTGATGGATACGTTTGCGATGAACCAGGCCTGGGGCCTCAAGACCATGTTCGGCGCGATGAACGGCCAGGTCGATGGCGGCGCCGACGTCGCATTGTCCCTGGCCCAGGACACCACCACGCCGCGTCGCCGTTGCCGTGCGATCACGGTTGCTGGTGGCAAGGGTGGCGTGGGCAAGTCCACCGTCGCCGTGAACCTGGGCATGTCCCTGGCCATGGCCGGTCGCGACGTCATGCTGCTGGATGCCGACATGGGCCTGGCCAATGTCGACGTGCTGCTGGGTCTGAGCCCTTCGCGGCACATCGGCCATCTGCTCGATGGCACCTGCGGCCTGAAGGACCTGCTGCTGCCGGCCCCGCATGGGCTGAAAGTGATCCCGGCCGGCTCGGGCGCGCGTCGCCTCGCGCAGATGGGCACGGGCGAGCACGCCGCTGTGATCCGCGCCTTCGATGAGCTGCAGGACCCGCCGGAATACCTTCTGGTCGATACCGCCGCCGGTGTCTCGGACAACGTCGTGATGTTCGCGGCCGCTGCCGACGACGTGGTGCTGGTGGTCTGCGACGAACCCGCTTCGCTGACCGACGCCTACGCCCTGACCAAGGTGCTCAGCCGCGATTTCCGCGTACGCCGCTTCCACGTGGTCGCCAACATGGTGCGCCATGCGGGCGAGGCGCGCGCCCTGTACGACAAGCTCGCACGCGTGTGCGACCGATTCCTGGACGTCGCCCTGGATTTCATGGGCACGGTGCCCTACGACGAACACCTGCGGCAGGCCATCCGGCGCCAGAGCGCCGTCGTGGACATGTGGCCGGCAAGTCGCGCGTCACGGGGATTCAAGCAACTGGCAGGTGTGGTCGATACATGGGGTGAACCCCAGCGACCGGGGCGCGACCGCATCGCCTTTTTTGGTGGCCGGAACGCATCGGTGACGGGGTGGTGAGATGAGCGTGGCATCCGAGTATCTGCAGCTGCAGCGCGAGAGCACCGAAGACATGGTGCGCCGACATGCACCCTTGGTGCGGCGCATCGCCTATCACCTGATGGGCCGGTTGCCGCCGAGCGTGGATGTGGAAGATTTGGTGCAGGCAGGGATGATCGGTTTGCTGGAAGCGGCGCGTAACTTCGCCACCGATCGCCAGGCGAGCTTCGAGACGTATGCGGGCATCCGCATCCGCGGCGCGATGCTCGACGAGCTGCGCAAGACGGATTGGACGCCTCGCTCGGTGCACCGCAAATTGCGTGAAGTGTCGGAAGTCGTAAGACAGATCGAGAACGAAACGGGTGCCGATGCCCCTGACGCCGAAGTGGTCCGGCGCCTGGGTATCAGCACGCAGGAGTACCACCAGATCCTGGCCGACGCCGCGAGCGCGCGCCTGCTCAGCCTCTCCACGCCGGATGAGGATGACGAGGGTGCGGCGCTGGACGTCGCCGACCAGGAAGGTTTGGGTCCGCAGGACCGCATCGAACAGGAAGGCATGCGCCAGTCCCTGATCGATGCGATTTCCGGACTGCCGGAACGAGAGCAGTTGGTGATGTCGCTGTACTACGAGCAGGAGCTCAACCTGAAGGAAATTGGCGCCGTGCTCGGCGTGACCGAGTCGCGCGTGTGCCAGATCCATGGGGCTGCGCTTGTGCGGTTGCGTGCGCGAATGACGGATTGGCGCGCAGCTCCGGTGAATAGTGAATCGGGAACAGTGAACAGGAAAGGCCGTTCCCCCGAATCCTCCCGTGCACCCCGACGCTGACGCTCTTACCCATTAACTATTCACCATTCCCAAGGAAATCCTTTGGACAAGAACATGAAGATCCTGGTGGTGGACGACTTCTCCACCATGCGCCGCATCGTGCGGAACCTGCTCGTCGAGCTGGGTTTCAGCAACGCGCTGATCCAGGAAGCCGATGACGGTGCCAATGCGATCGAGATGCTGAAGAAGTTTCCGTTCGACATGGTGGTTACCGACTGGAACATGCCGAACATGACCGGCATCGACCTGCTGCGCGCCATCCGCGCCGAGCCTGAGCTCAAAGCCATGCCGGTGTTGATGGTGACGGCAGAGAACAACCGCGACCAGATCATCGCCGCCGCGCAGGCCGGCGTGAACGGTTACATCGTCAAGCCCTTCACCGCCGTCACCCTGAAGGAAAAGCTGGACAAGATCTTCGAGCGGCTTGCCGCGCAAGGAGCAACTGCATGAGCGCCGTGATGTCCACTCCCCTGAGCGTGTCGCTGCCGCCGGAACTGCAGAACCTGCTCAACAGCCCCGATGGCGCTACCTTCGAAATGGCGCTGGACAGCATGGTTCGCCAGCGCGAACAGCATCTGTTCCGCGCGCTGGGCCTGCTCGCCCGCGACCTGCACGATGCCGTGCGTCGCCTCGGTGGCGAACTGGCGCAGGAAGGCGTGCCGGACAGCGTTGCCGATGCGCGCCAGCATCTGCATGACGTCCTGGAGATGAGTTCCAAGGCCGCGCATCGCAGTATCGATTTTGCCGAACGCATGCGCCCGCAGGCGGAAGTGCTCGAGACCAACGCCGGCGAAGTGCTGGAGTGGAGCGAAGCCGGCCAGCCGGCCGCCGTCCTCGCCACGCAGGCGCGCGACTTCGCGCAGCAGTGCCGCGAAGGCCTGTCCGACATGGTGATGGCGCAGTCGTGGCAGGACCTGTCAGGCCAGCGCATCAAGAAGGTCGCCACCTTTATCGGCAACGTCGAGTCCTCGTTGCTGGAGCTGGTGCGCCTCACGGGTGCGCTTGCCGGCGGCGAAGCACCGGCCGCCGCTGCCAAGGTGTCGAGCCAGGATGAGGCCGACCGCTTGCTCAGCGAATTCGGTTTCTGAGCGGGACACCCATGGATCCCACGCTGGACAGCGAGCTGCGTGACGACTTCCTGGTCGAGGCCGGGGAGCTGGTGCAGCGCCTGAGCGAACAACTCGTTGAGCTGGAGACGTCCCCACAGGATGCCGACCTGCTCAACGCGGTGTTTCGTGCGTTCCACACGGTGAAGGGTGGCGCGGGGTTCCTCGGCGTCGAACCGATGGTGCAGATGTGCCATCACGCCGAAGACCTGCTCAACGAAGCGCGCAACGGCGCGCTCGTGCTCGATTCGGCGCAGATGGATGCGCTGCTCGAAGCGCTGGACCTGCTCAATGACATGATGGCCGCGCTCGGCGCGTCGGCCGAGATCGAACATGCCCCGGCATCGCTGCTGGTGCGCTTGCAGCCGCCGCGCAACAAGCCCAGGCCGGCACCGAAGCCCGTGCAGGCGCCTGCACCTGCGCCGCCGCCGGCCGAAGGCGGCACGATCGACGACGCCGAGTTCGAGGCCTTGCTCGACAGCTTGTACGGCACGGGTGGTGCGCCAGGTGCGCCGTCGGAATCGACCGCGTCGGATGCCATCGACGACGCCGAATTCGAGGCATTGCTCGATCAGTTGCATGGCAAGAACGCGCCAGGCGCCACCGCCCCGCCGGCATCGAACACTATCGATGACAGCGAGTTCGAAGCGCTGCTCGATCAGCTTCATGGCAAGGGCACGGCGCCGGGCAAGCCCGAACCGCCGGCGCCCGCGCCCGCACCGAAGCCCGCTGCACCCAAGGCCTCGAAGCCTGCCGCGGCACCGGAGGCCTCGGTGCGCGTCGATACTTCGCGCCTCGATTCACTGGTCAACCACGCCGGTGAGCTGGTGCTCGTTCGCAATCGCCTGGTCAGCCTGGCGTCGAATGGCAACGACGAACCGCTGAGCACTGCCGCCAGCGAACTTGATCGCGTCGCCGACGAATTGCAGGGTGCCGTGCTGGGCATGCGCATGCAGCCCGTCGGTCGCCTGTTTCAGCGCTTCCCGCGCATCGTGCGCGATCTTGCACGCCAATTGGGCAAAGAGATCGAGCTGGTCACGGAAGGCGAAGACACCGATCTGGATCGCAGCCTGGTTGAATCCCTGGCCGATCCGCTGATTCACCTGTTGCGCAATGCCGTCGATCACGGCCTGGAAATGCCGGACGCGCGTGAAGCGGCAGGCAAGCCACGCAAGGGTCGCGTGCGCCTGTCGGCGAGCCAGCGCGGCGAACGCATCGTCATTGTGGTGGCCGACGACGGCAAGGGCATGAACCCGGACATCCTTCGCCAAAAGGCGGTGGAAAAGGGTGTCATCGATGCGGCGCAGGCCGCGCGCCTGACTGAAACCGAAAGCCTGGAGCTGATCTTCCGCCCGGGCTTCTCGACCGCCAGCACGGTGTCCGATATCTCCGGTCGCGGCGTCGGCATGGACGTGGTGAAGACGCGCGTGGCCGAGCTGGGCGGCACCTTGCAGGTGCGGTCGAAGAAGGGCCAGGGCAGTGAGCTTGAACTCACCGTGCCGCTGACGCTGGCGATCCTGCGCGTGCTGATGGTACGCGTGGGTACGCGCCTGTTCGCGATGCCGTTGGGCAACGTCGACGAAGTGTTCGAACTGGCGCCGGGCCAGGATCGCCTTCTGGATGGCTCGCTGGTCGCCTCGCATCGCGATCGTGCGTTGCCGCTGGGTGATCTGTCGCGCTGGGCGGATGCGTCGGCCGATGCCGGTCGCCACGTCGTCGTGCTGCACGTCGGTCACCAGCGCCTGGGCTGCCTGGTGCATGCGGTGATCGGGCGCGAAGACGTGATGGTCAAACCTCTTGGACCGCTGTTCGCAGGCGTGCCCGGCGTTGCCGGTGCCACGGTGACCGGCGACGGCAAGCTGGCCCTGGTGCTGGACCTGGCAGGTCTGGCCGGGGAGGGCGGTCCGCTGCTTTCATCTTCAAGAGCGGATTCCTGACATGGATCTCGTTAGTCTCATCGGTACGATCCTGGCCTTCGTGGTCATCATCGTCGGTACGGTGCTCAAGGGATCGAGCCTCGAAGCCTTGTGGAATCCCGCGGCCTTCGTGATCGTGATCATCGGCACCATCTCGGCCCTGCTCGTGCAGATGCAGGGCAAGGTGCTCAAGCACGCCATGGCCATGCTGCCCATGGTCTACAAGCCGCCGCGCCATCAGCCGGACGACCTTATCAGTCGCGTCATCGGCTGGAGCGAAATCTCGCGACGCCAGGGCCTGCTGGGGCTTGAGCCACAGATCGATTCGGAATCCGATGCCTTCGTGCGCAAGGGTCTGCAGTTGCTTGTCGACGGCAGCGAACCTGATGCGATCCGTGGCGTGCTCGAAGTCGAGCAGGAAACGCGCGAGCATGAAGACATGGCAGCCGCCAAGGTGTTCGAGCAGGCCGGTATCTACTCGCCCACCATGGGCATCATCGGCGCCGTGATGGGCCTCATGGCGGTGATGCAGAACCTCGCCGACCCGAGCAAGCTCGGTCACGGCATCGCGGCTGCCTTCGTGGCGACGATTTACGGTGTGGCCATCGCCAACATGTTGATGTTGCCGATGGCCAACCGCCTGAAGTCGCTGATCCACAAGCAGGTGAAGATGCGCGAGATCATCATCGAGGGTCTCGTTTCCATTGCGCGTGGCGATAACCCCCGCCAGATCGAAAGCCGCTTGCAGGGCTATCTGGCATGAGGCGGAAGAAGGGCCACGAAGACCACGTCAATCACGAAGCATGGGCGATCCCCTATGCCGACCTGATGACGTTGCTGCTGGCCTTCTTCGTGGTGATGTATGCGGTGTCCGTCGTGAATGAGGGCAAGTACCGCGTGATGTCGCAGTCGATCATCGAAGCCTTTAACGGCAACAACAAAACCATCCAGCCAGTGCATAGCAACAATGCGCCGCAGGTGGCGCCGGTACCGTCGTCACGACAGAGTTCCACGACACCGCCGTCGTTGACGCCACATATGGCGGTGCCGCTGCCTTCGCGCGCGCTGCAGCCGCAGATCACCCAGCCGGGCGTGCCGATCCATCGTGATCCAGGCCAGGAAAACCTCGCGCGCATCCAGGACCAGGTGCAGCAGGCCTTGCAGCCGCTGATCGACAAGAGCCTGGTGATTGTCCGTCGCACCAATACCTGGCTGGAAATCGAGATCCGCACGGATATCCTCTTTCCCAGTGGCGTGGCCAAGCTCAGTCCGCAGGCTGACAACACGCTGCGCAACATCGCCGACATTCTCGCGCCGTTCCCCAACCCGCTGCGTGTCGAGGGATACACCGACGACATGCCGATCAGCAACGTCGTTTACCCATCCAACTGGGAGCTGTCCGCCGCCCGCGCCGCGAGCGTGGCGCGCCTGTTCTCGGAGAACGGCGTGGACGCCAATCGCCTGGGCATCATCGGCTGGGGCCAGACGCGACCGGCGGCGGAAAACGACAGCACCGAAGGTCGCAATCGCAACCGACGCGTGCTGGTGGTGGTGTTGAGCGACGAGCAGGCGCCGGCTCGCTTCTACAGCGATGCCGGGCAGCCCGGTCAGCTCGCCCAGCAGCCGCAGACGACACCCGGCTCCGAGGCGTCGGCTCCGGCGACATTGCCCGTCCCGGCAACGCTCATGCCCGCCGCGGCCCCTGCCGCACGCGCACAGGTGGTGCCGGAGCAGGGCACCGTCGTGGTGTCCTCGCATGGCGCAGGTTGAAGACGTTCACGTGAAGGTAGATTCATGAGCCAGCAATTTGCCGCCTCCGCCGAACGTGGTTGGCTGATCTTTCACCTGGCCGGGCAGGTTTATGCCGCGCCGCTGACGCAGGTGAGCGAAGTGATTCGCGATGGCGAAGTGACGCCGGTGCCCGGCGCCGCGCCGGACCTGCTTGGCATCCGCCATCTGCGCGGTCGCGTGGTGCCGGTCATGGATGGTTGCCTGCGCCTTGGCCTGACGCGTGATCACGGTACCGACATGTCGCGCGCACGCATCGTGGTGCTCTCTCATCGTGGGCATCTGGTGGGATTGCGGGTGGACGCGGTGGGCGATCTGCTTGAGGTGGACGGCCATAAACTGGCACCGCCGCCGGGACGCACTGAGCGCCAGGACGATCCGGTTGAAGCGGTCGCGCCTTGGCAGGGTGGGTTTGCCGCATTGATCGACGTGCGTCGCATGTGCCGTCTCCCGGAGGAGCTTGAGCATGTGGCTTGAGCTGGCGGTGGGGGCACTCGCGCTGGTCGCTGCATGGCAGACGATGGCGATCTGGCTCCTGCGCAAGGCGGTGTTGAAGGCGCCTCGCGTCGTTTATCCCGCCGAGGCCTTTACCGATGTGCCGACGTCGATGCTGGTCGAAGCGCTGGCGCGTATCGAGCAGCAACTGAAGGATGCGCCATCGGCCAGGCATGCCGCCACGTCGACGTCGCACGAGCCCGAGGCTGTGCGCCGGCCGATTGCCGCCATGGCGGCCCCGCCGTTGGCCTCCAACTACGACCTTGCGCGGGAGTTGTTGCGCGAAGGTGCGCGCGTGGACGAACTGGTGCAGCGTTGCGGACTGTCTCGTGGCGAGGCCGAGTTGCTGCGCAACCTTCATGAGGCCGGCGAGCGGCTGGCCGCGGACGCCCGTCATACGATCGCGAACCACGGTGCGGAAGCACGCTTGCTGACTTAGTGGTCTCGCCGAAGACGCCATGCGTCGTCTGGCAACGGTGATTCACCCGGATGCACCTTGGTTCGACAGGCCATGGGCCCCAGTGCATTAACTCAGCGAGGGTGACTTGGAGCAGGCGTACGCCGCGTGATGTTGATTGACCGGCGGCGACACGATCCCCGAGCGACCGCGCGGGTAGTCCGGACACGACGTCGATCCGGAATGTCCAGACTGATGGATATATATGCGCCGAAGCGTGGCCCGTTCTTTCAGTTCGGCGATCCATGTCCTGAGACTCTCCGATTTGCGGTCGATTCCGTCTTGCGTGCGCTCGCTCAGGCCCTCTTCGATCATCGAAAGCAGCGTCGTCGGCTTGCAGGCACACAGTGACACGGGAGGCGCCGGGTTGGCGGGGGTGGCAACCTGGGATGGCGAACCCAGAAGGGCGGCGCGAATCACGCGAAGCTGTTGCGAACGATGTTTCGCCGCGTCTCGCGTGGCGTCAATGGGCTTATCCCAAAAATCCGAAGGGCGAGCATCGGGATGCGGCCTGACGCTGTTCGTCGCACTCGCTATTTTTCTTTCGCATAGCGTCGGTTCCGTCTGCGCCTTCGGCGCCGAGGCAGAAGAAAAGGGGCTCAGGATGCGTCCGAACATGGATGGTCCTTCAGAGGGTGGTGTATCGAAGTTGGTGGGAAGCGCGCACGCATTTTCCCCGACGGACAGCGCGCGAGATGGCGGCGCCAGGCGCCGGCCCCGGCTGACGCGAGCGCCACGGGTAGTGTCATGGCGTCGTGATGCCCGGAGTGATCGCGTCATGCTAGGCGGAACATGCGCCGGGAGCTTTCACGGTGCGACCAAGGCGCTGGCGCGCGCCGCTGGGATGGCGAAGCTCTGCGCCCGAATCGATCATCGTGACGCATCATCCGGAAACATCGGCCGTTTCTCTTTCTGAAAGCCTCTGCCGCGCACATCGCCGACCATGCGATTTTCGAGAAGGAGCGCAGCATGCCCATTCAAGTGAACCCGTCGGGCCGTATGAACCTGGATATGAAGCACCATCGCGGAAAGGATGTTGGGTCTTCGACGTTTGATCGCGCCCTTTGCATGGAGCCCGCCGTGCAGGCGGCCTTTGTCAATGCACGGATCGGAAACGCCGCCGGGAAAGGTTCGGACGTGCCTGCTGGTCAGCGCTGCTCGGCACGCGCGGCAGATGCCCCGCCTACGATGGTGCCCGGCGCCGTTTCAATCGTGATCCGGCCATCCCGGAACGGCGCCGACGGCACGAAGCCCGGAGCCGCGCATACGGGTGTCGCACGCATTGAGGTGTGCCCTCGTACGCCGTTTCTATGGAAGTTCGTCCATGACCAGGCAAGCCGAAGCTCGCAACGCTGAGGTTCGGACCGTTTCGCCCACAATGCAAGGCGGCCAGATGCTGGCCGCCCAATGCTCCCGCCCAGTGAAGAGGCGCCATCCCGGGCGAGGATTGCCGGCACGTGCATAGTTGAAATTGGCGGTTGCCTTGCTGATGCGCGAAGTTGCGGGCCGTGTGTCTACAGGCTGCGCCGTTGTCATGCGGCGCGCGAGGTTCACGTCAAACCCCATGAGAGTCCTTCAATGTGACGAGAGAAGGATGCTAAGTCGAGCGCGTCGCCGTGACTTCCATAATGTGCCCGTGACTGCAGCTTGCAGGGCAGGCCACCCCCACCGGGACGGAATGATGGCCCCGTCAGGAGACAAAGTGTTTCCACAGGGGTCGACGTTGAAGCGCGGGCGGAAGCGCGACGGCTTGCGCATCTGTGTATCAGGCGGGGGTGTCATTCGTCGGCGCGAGCGCCAGATAGCGCGCTTGCCTGACGCCGGGCGTGTACCTGCGTTACCTCGAACCTTCACCAGCCCGGTAAATCATCCCCAGCACGGCGGACGCTGCCGCATACAGTTCATCGGGAACATCCTGCCGCATGCGCAGGGCGGTCAGCAGCGCAGCGATCTGCGCGTCGTGATGGATCGGCAGTCCCAGCGCGCGCGCGCGGGCGAGCAGCAGGTCGAGCGCTTCGGGCGTCAGCGATGCGGGTGTCTGTGTGGTGCCGCCGGCAAGTCGCAGGCTGACTTTTCGCGTAGGCGAGGGCAGGTAGGCGCTCATGCCGTGGCCTGAAGGAGGACCGAGCTGCGAACGCTCGGTTGCTGGGGCAGGCCCGCCTGGCAGGTCAGCTGATCAAGAATCAGTCCGTTGGACGTCAGAAGGTGTGACAGCTCATTGAAGCGACGCTCCAGTCGCTCGACCGTGCCGACCCGTTGCGCCCACAGGCGTACGGCCAGGCGCAGTCCGCGAAGCTGGAGTTCGCCCTGCACGGGCCCAAGTGCAGGCAAGTCGAGTGCGAAGCCCAACGTCCAGCATGATGGCTGGTCGGCGTTGTCCTGCGGCGGCGTGAGCTGGATCTGCAGGATGTCCTGGCCGCCTTCGCCTTGCAGCGGGATCTCGATCATCCAGGCGCCGACGTTGTGGGCTTCGAGCTGCGCCACTTCGAGGCGGGCGAGGGCCGCATGCACGTCACCATGCAGGCGAGTGAGCAGGCTTTCGACGTCGCCGGGTTGGGCCGGTTCGGGCATCGGGGCGCGCGGTTGCGCGACGAGTCCACGCTGGAACAGTGGCGGTGGCGTTTCGGTGTCGTTTTGCGGTGCGCCGCGCACGGACGGTTCGAGCACGTCAGCGAGGCGCAGAAGCGCGGCCTTCCAGTCGTCCTCGCCCAGCACGCCCAGGTCGGTCGTTGGGCGGGCCAACTGGGATTCGAGGAAAAGACCGCTGCGCTTGACGGCTTCGCGCAGCCCGCCGTCGCTACTGATTTCGACGGGCGTGCGAATACTGTGTTCGAGCAACGCCAGGGCGTTGCGGATGCCGGGTGGCAACTGGCGGAGCAGCGGACGCTGGGCAAGGACGCCCAGGGTGGCCAGCAGGGGAGCGTAGCCATTCTGTTGCGGCAGGCGCTGGCGCAGGGCCTGGGCGATGACCTGTTCGGCGGGATTGCTGCCCAGCACTTCCAGTTTGGGTTCGGGTCCCAGGCTCAGGACGCGTACCTGGAACTGCGGCGGGAGCTGCGTTCCCGGCGCCTCCGTTTCCACGGTGAGCGCGCCGATCTGGATGATGAAGCGGTTCTGCTCATTCAGCCCCACCGTCCGCGCAGCAAGAACGCTGCCGACGCGCCAGCTCTCCGCGCTGGCGCCGGATGCGGCGCCAGCCCAGGTGAGAGCGGCAAGACTGGTTGGCTGGATGATCAAAGGGCTGTGTCCCGTTGCCTGTAGCCATGACGCGTACAAGATCGGCGGCATTCGCGAAAACTTGAGGGAACAAAGTGCGCGCGGGATCACGCGACGGCTCTAAAGACATCGCCCCGGCCGCCGATACATGCCCTGACAGCCACAGTTGGCATAGCGAGAACCTAAGGCGATGGGCAGCAGCAAGACAGCTTCGGCAGGCGATGGCGTGGTGCTACCCGCGGATTGCCGCATGGCCGACCTGGCCGGGGTGAAGCAGGCCCTGCAGGCGGGACTGGCCGCTGGTGCGCTGAGCGTCGACGGCGGTGCGGTCGAGCGCGTGGATACCGCCGCGCTGCAGCTGCTGCTGGCCGCCCGTCGCGATGCCGCCAAGGCATCCGTGGCCTTTACATGGCTGGGGGCGAGTGACGCGCTGCGTGATGCGGCGGCGTTGACCGGCCTGGCACAGACACTGGAACTGCCGGCCGCGATGCCGGCCTGAACGAGGTAGACGATGGCTAAGATTCTTGCAGTGGACGATTCGGCGTCGATGCGCGGCATGGTGGCTTTCACCCTGCGCGGTGCCGGTCATGACGTCACCGAGGCCGAGAACGGACAGCTGGCCGTGGATTCGGCCAAGGGCTCGAAGTACGACCTGGTGCTGGCGGACGTGAACATGCCGGTGATGGACGGCATCACGATGGTGAAGGAACTGCGCGCGATGCCCGAATACAAGGGCGTGCCGATCCTCATGCTCACCACCGAATCGCACACCGACCGCAAGATGGAAGGCAAGGCCGCCGGTGCCACCGGCTGGCTGGTGAAGCCGTTCGATCCGGAGCAGTTGCTGGCGACCGTCAAACGCGTCCTCGGTTAAGCGGAAATCGTATGAGCACGGTGAGCCTGTCGCAGTTTCATCAGACCTTCTTCGAAGAAAGCAGGGAAGGTCTCGACGCCATGGAAGCGGCGTTGCTGGCGCTCGACGAGGGTGGCGACACGGAGCTGGTCCACACCATCTTCCGCGCAGCGCACTCGATCAAGGGCGGTTCGGCCACGTTCGGTTTCCCGGACATGGCTGCGTTCACCCATGAGGCCGAGTCATTGCTGGACGAATTGCGCGACGGCCGTCGCGCGATCGATGCAAGCATCATCGAGCTGCTGCTGCGGTCGGTCGACTGCCTGCGCGGCATGTTCGAGCGCGCGCAGTCTGGTGCGCCGCTTGCCGATGCGCAAAGCGAACAGCTGCGCCAGGAGCTGGCGGCGTCCATCGGACGCCATGCACCGGTGACGCAGGCGGCCAAGGCCGCGGCGGCGCCAGCGGTCGACGCATGGCGCATTCGCTTCCGACCGCATGCGGGCATGTTGATGGGCGGCAACGATCCGGTCCGCATGCTGCGCGAGTTGTCGGAGCTGGGCGCATTGAACGTCCAGGCCGATGCCGACAAGCTGCCCCCGCTGGCGGCACTGGATCCGTCGGAAAGTCATCTCGGCTGGATCATCGAGTTGCGTGGCAAGGCCAGCAAGGCGGTCATTGCCGGCGTGTTCGACTGGGTCGAGGACGAGTGCGACCTCAGCATTGAGGCGATCGAGGAACCCGTGGCTGCCTCACCGGTGGCGGAGGCTGCGGCCGTCGCACCTGTCGCATCTGTCGCGCCGACAGCGGCACGCGCCACCCGTGAATCAGCGAGCGAATCCAGCTCGGTCCGCGTGGGCATCGACAAGATCGATGGCCTGATCGACCTTGTCGGCGAGCTGGTGATCACCCAGTCCATGCTCGATACCTTCCGCGAAGGCTTCGACAGCAACCGCATCGAAGCGCTGCAGGCGGGCCTCGCCCAACTCGCGCGCCATACGCGCTCGCTGCAGGAAAGCGTCATGGGCATCCGCATGTTGCCCATCGCATCGGTGTTCAACCGCTTCCCCCGCATGGTGCGCGACCTGAGCCAGAAACTCGGCAAGCAGGTGAAGCTCGACCTGGTGGGCGAGCAGACGGAGCTGGACAAGACCGTGCTCGAAAAGATCGGCGATCCGCTGGTGCACCTGGTGCGCAATGCGATCGACCATGGCCTGGAAACACCGGATCGTCGCCGCGCCGCCGGCAAGGGCGACGTTGGCACGCTCCGCCTCGAGGCCTCCCATCGCGGCGGTTCCATCGTGGTGGAGATCAGCGACGACGGCGCTGGCCTCAATCGCGACGCCATCGTCAACAAGGCCTTGCAACGCGGACTGATCGCGAGCGGCGATGCCTTGAGCGATGAAGAAGTTGCCGAGCTGATTTTCCAGCCGGGGTTCTCCACGGCCGCGCAGACCACCGACCTCTCCGGTCGCGGCGTCGGCATGGACGTGGTTCGCCGCAACGTCGTCGATCTCGGCGGCAGCGTGGCCATTCGCAGCACGCAGGGCAAGGGCTCGGTGTTCACCATCACCTTGCCGCTGACGCTGGCGATCATCGACGGACTCACGGCGATGGTTGGCGCGGAGCACTACATCGTGCCACTGGGCTCGATTGTCGAATCGGTCCAGTTGCGCAAGGAGCAGCTGCGCACGGTGACGGGTGGCGGTGAACTGTTCCACTTCCGCGATGCGTGGTTGCCGGTGATCCGGTTGCAGGATG
It encodes:
- a CDS encoding chemotaxis protein CheA, whose protein sequence is MSTVSLSQFHQTFFEESREGLDAMEAALLALDEGGDTELVHTIFRAAHSIKGGSATFGFPDMAAFTHEAESLLDELRDGRRAIDASIIELLLRSVDCLRGMFERAQSGAPLADAQSEQLRQELAASIGRHAPVTQAAKAAAAPAVDAWRIRFRPHAGMLMGGNDPVRMLRELSELGALNVQADADKLPPLAALDPSESHLGWIIELRGKASKAVIAGVFDWVEDECDLSIEAIEEPVAASPVAEAAAVAPVASVAPTAARATRESASESSSVRVGIDKIDGLIDLVGELVITQSMLDTFREGFDSNRIEALQAGLAQLARHTRSLQESVMGIRMLPIASVFNRFPRMVRDLSQKLGKQVKLDLVGEQTELDKTVLEKIGDPLVHLVRNAIDHGLETPDRRRAAGKGDVGTLRLEASHRGGSIVVEISDDGAGLNRDAIVNKALQRGLIASGDALSDEEVAELIFQPGFSTAAQTTDLSGRGVGMDVVRRNVVDLGGSVAIRSTQGKGSVFTITLPLTLAIIDGLTAMVGAEHYIVPLGSIVESVQLRKEQLRTVTGGGELFHFRDAWLPVIRLQDAFHCGGTRADIERGLVVVVEGEGSRVGLFVDELIGQQQAVVKSLEAHYRRVQGVSGATILADGSVALIVDIAGLVRMQGRRKAA